GATCACCTTGCAGATCGATCCCCACACCGGAGCCTGCGTAATGAAGTAGATGTAGGCGTTCGGGTCCGTCTCCCAGCCCTGGCATTTGAGAATCCAGCCCGGCTGGCCACCGCCTGACGCATTGCCGGCACGCGGCACCGCATCGCCGAACTGGCCGTTCGGGAACTGCGGATACTCTTCCATCACGCGTGCGCGCTCGAGACGCTGCTGATCACGCAGCTTCACCCGGCACAGGTTCAGCACACCGTCCTGCATGGCGGCCAGCACGCGCTGCCCCTGCCCCGTCATCGTGCGCTGATACAGCGCCGTGACAATGCCCAGCGCCAGATGCAAACCCGTGCCCGAGTCACCGATCTGGGCGCCCGTGACCATCGGCGGACCATCGTCGAAGCCGGTCGTCGATGCGGCTCCGCCCACGCACTGCGCCACGTTTTCGTAGACCTTGCAGTCCTGATACGGCCCCGGCCCGAAACCCTTGACCGACGCCACGATCATGCGCGGATTCAACGCGTGAATATGCTCCCACGTGAAGCCCATGCGATCGAGCGCGCCGGGCGCGAAGTTTTCCACCAGCACGTCGCAATCGCGAATCATGCGCTCGAGCACCGCCTTGCCTTCGGGGTGCTTCGTATCGAGCGTGATCGACCGCTTGTTGCTGTTGAGCATCGTGAAGTAGAGGCTGTCCGCATCGGGAATGTCACGCAGTTGCTCGCGCGTGACATCGCCATGACCGGCGCGTTCGATCTTGATCACGTCGGCGCCGAACCAAGCCAGCAACTGCGTGCACGTCGGCCCGGACTGCACGTGCGTGAAGTCGAGAATGCGCACACCTTCAAGTGCCTTGCCCATGGTCGTCTCCGTTCAGCAGGCCGCCAGGGCGATCGCGCCTGGGACAGACACCGAAAGTTGGCTCGCGGCACACGCCGAGGTCTGCTGTGCGTGTGTGCCACACGCGGGGCTGGCTTCGCGCCGGAAGCTGGCGACGGTGAACATGGTTTGTCTCCTCCTGATGCGACGGCGTTTATGTAATCGGTATGCGAAACGTTTCGGTGCGCAGGTCTCGCGGATCTCACGATGGCCGTCGCATCTTCGGGCGCCATGCCTATCGTCGATCGATTGTTGTGATATACGGTATTTCATACACGATATTTTATCAACGGCTTTTTGTTGCCGATGGCTTTTGCTGTGGCGCCGCATAGGAGCCTCAAAAATGACCGAAACCCTCATGAATAAAGGGAAAATGCAGTGCACCATTGCCCTGGGCGAACGGCTTGCCTACGGGTTTACAGGCATGCGAGGTGAACCAGAAATTCGCGCCTCAGTAGGGCCGTTTCATCAAATTGCCTTTCAATATATTGAATACAAAATACCCACGGAACGATCCCGCGCCCTCTTCGCCCGACCAGAATGCAAAAAGCACCGATTCGCGACACCGGCCCCAAGGGGATGTCGCGAATCGGTGCTTCGTCGATGTTCAGGTGACGGCAGGACGCCGTCGAGCGATCAGCCTGCCGTGGCCGCCAGCTTGGCCTCCAGTTCGGCCAGGCGCTTGCGCAACTGACGGTCCTCCTGGAAGCGTGCCGTCTCGTCGCGGATCACCGCGACGATGCCGGTCACTTCGCCGTCGGCACCATGCAGCAGCGCTACCGTGAACGCGATCGACAGGCTCCGGCCGTCCTTGTGCGCGGCAGGCACTTTCAACAGATCGCTGCCGTACTTCGTCTGCCCGGTCTCCATCGTCTTGGCATAGCCTTCGTTGTGACGCGTGCGCAGCCGCTCGGGAATGATGATGTCCAGCGGCTGACCGACAGCTTCGGCCGCTGAGAAACCGAACATCTTTTCTGCGCCGGAATTCCACAGCGTGATGACGTTGTGCGGATCGGCGACCACGATGGCGTCGCCTACCACCTGCACCAACTGATTGACGTCGACGGATGCACTCATGATGTCTCCAAGACTTTTGTGGGGAATGCGCCTGGCATGACTACCAAACATGCAAATAAAGTACATCAATTAGAGGACAACACAGTCCCGAAAATGAAAATGGGTGCTCGCTCCGAGCGGAGCCGCACCCATGAACACCGTCTCGCGCTCGCACACGCCGTCGCCACCCTGGGGCGGCTTCAGCGCGTGCGACGCACCGTACGTGTGTCGAACTTACACCGAACGCGACGAATGCAGGTTCGCGATCTGGTCCTTGCTGTAACCCAGCTCGGCCAGAATCTCGTCGGTGTGCTCACCCAGCAGCGGCGAGCCCGTGATTTCCGGCTTCAGGCCCGAGAACTTGATCGGGCTGCCAACGGTCAGGTACGAACCACGTTCCTTGTGCGGCACTTCCACGATCGTGCCCGAAGCGCGCAGCGACGGATCGTTCGCGATTTCCTTCATCGACAGCACCGGTGCGCAAGGAATGTCGAACTTGCGCAGGATGTCGACCGCTTCGTACTTCGTCTTGTCGGCAAGCCACTCTTCGATGGTCGCGAAGATGTCGAAGATGTGCGGTTGACGGGCTTGTGCCGTGGCGTAGTTCGGATCGGAGATCCATTCCGGCTTGCCCAGCGCGCGGCAGATCGGCTCCCAGGCGTGTCCCTGAATCGTGAAATAGATATACGCGTTCGGGTCCGTCTCCCAGCCCTTGCACTTGAGCACCCAGCCCGGCTGGCCGCCACCGCCTGCGTTGCCGCCACGCGGCACCACGTCGCTGAACTCGCCATGCGGGTACTGCGGATACTCTTCGAGGTAGCCGACACGATCCAGACGCTGTTGGTCGCGCAGCTTCACACGGCACAGGTTGATCACCGAGTCCTGCATCGAGACGGCGACCTTCTGACCGCGGCCCGTCTGACCACGGCCGATGAGGGCCGTCAGAATGCCGATCGCCAGGTGCATACCGGTGTTGCTGTCGCCGAGTGCGGCGGCCGACACCGTCGGGGGACCGTCCCAGAAGCCGGTCGTCGAAGCCGCACCGCCGGCGCACTGCGCCACGTTCTCATAGACCTTCAGGTCGTCGTAGTGGTGACCGTCCGAGAAGCCCTTGACCGATGCCACGATCAGCTTCGGATTCAGTTCGTTCAGACGCTCCCACGTGAAGCCCATGCGGTCGAGCGCGCCCGGAGCGAAGTTTTCGACGAGCACGTCCGATTCCTTCACGAGCTTCTCGAGCACTTCCTTGCCTTCCGGCGTCTTCGTGTCCAGCGTCAGCGAGCGCTTGTTGCTGTTGAGCATCGTGAAGTACAAGGCATCGGCGTCGGGGATGTCGCGCAGTTGGCTACGCGTGACGTCGCCCGAACCGGGGCGCTCCACCTTGATGACGTCCGCACCGAACCAGGCCAGCAACTGCGTGCAGGCGGGGCCGGCTTGAACGTGCGTGAAGTCGATGATCTTGATACCTTCGAGGGGTTTGCTCATGTCATGTCTCCTTGATTGACTCGGATTACTTTTTCATCGCCGCGCTTTGCGGATTCAGATTCGTCAGACGGCCGCTTTCGGTGCCCGCAGCTTCGTCGATGACGGCGTTAATCAGCGCCGGCTTGCCTGCCGCGATAGCTTCCTTGAGCGCGTTCGTCAGTTCTTCCGGCGTGGTGACGTTGTAACCAATGCCACCGAAGGCTTCGATCATCTTGTCGTAGCGCGCGCCCTTCACGAACACGGTCGGTGCCACATCCTTGCCGCCCGTCGGATTGACGTCGGTGCCGCGATAGACGCCGTTGTTGTTGAAGATGATGGTGGTGACCGGCAGCTCGTAACGGCAGATGGTTTCGAGTTCCATGCCGCTGAAGCCGAACGCGCTGTCGCCTTCGATGGCCACAACCGGCTGACCGCTCGTCACGGCAGCGCCGATGGCAAAGCCCATGCCGATGCCCATCACGCCCCACGTACCCGAGTCGAAGCGCTTGCGCGGCTGGTACTGGTCGATGATGGCGCGGGCGTAGTCGAGCGTGTTCGCGCCTTCGTTGACGAGATTG
This window of the Pandoraea fibrosis genome carries:
- the frc gene encoding formyl-CoA transferase, with the translated sequence MGKALEGVRILDFTHVQSGPTCTQLLAWFGADVIKIERAGHGDVTREQLRDIPDADSLYFTMLNSNKRSITLDTKHPEGKAVLERMIRDCDVLVENFAPGALDRMGFTWEHIHALNPRMIVASVKGFGPGPYQDCKVYENVAQCVGGAASTTGFDDGPPMVTGAQIGDSGTGLHLALGIVTALYQRTMTGQGQRVLAAMQDGVLNLCRVKLRDQQRLERARVMEEYPQFPNGQFGDAVPRAGNASGGGQPGWILKCQGWETDPNAYIYFITQAPVWGSICKVIGKPEWVEHPEYATPRARLPRLREIFDTIEQWTMTKTKFEVMAILNEYDIPCGPILSMKEIAEDMSLRETGTIVEVDHPKRGKYLTVGNPIKLSDSPTHVERSPLLGEHTDDVLAEFGYSAQQIAALREVGAL
- a CDS encoding PAS domain-containing protein, which gives rise to MSASVDVNQLVQVVGDAIVVADPHNVITLWNSGAEKMFGFSAAEAVGQPLDIIIPERLRTRHNEGYAKTMETGQTKYGSDLLKVPAAHKDGRSLSIAFTVALLHGADGEVTGIVAVIRDETARFQEDRQLRKRLAELEAKLAATAG
- the frc gene encoding formyl-CoA transferase — protein: MSKPLEGIKIIDFTHVQAGPACTQLLAWFGADVIKVERPGSGDVTRSQLRDIPDADALYFTMLNSNKRSLTLDTKTPEGKEVLEKLVKESDVLVENFAPGALDRMGFTWERLNELNPKLIVASVKGFSDGHHYDDLKVYENVAQCAGGAASTTGFWDGPPTVSAAALGDSNTGMHLAIGILTALIGRGQTGRGQKVAVSMQDSVINLCRVKLRDQQRLDRVGYLEEYPQYPHGEFSDVVPRGGNAGGGGQPGWVLKCKGWETDPNAYIYFTIQGHAWEPICRALGKPEWISDPNYATAQARQPHIFDIFATIEEWLADKTKYEAVDILRKFDIPCAPVLSMKEIANDPSLRASGTIVEVPHKERGSYLTVGSPIKFSGLKPEITGSPLLGEHTDEILAELGYSKDQIANLHSSRSV